A genomic region of Anas platyrhynchos isolate ZD024472 breed Pekin duck chromosome 9, IASCAAS_PekinDuck_T2T, whole genome shotgun sequence contains the following coding sequences:
- the FOXL2 gene encoding forkhead box protein L2 codes for MMSSYPDAEEDAVALLAHDSGGSKEPERGKEELGADKGPEKPDPSQKPPYSYVALIAMAIRESAEKRLTLSGIYQYIISKFPFYEKNKKGWQNSIRHNLSLNECFIKVPREGGGERKGNYWTLDPACEDMFEKGNYRRRRRMKRPFRPPPTHFQPGKTLFSPDSYGYLSPPKYLQSTFMNNSWPLAQPPAPMPYASCQMSGGNVSPVNVKGLSGPASYSPYSRVQSMALPGMVNSYNGMGHHHHHHPHAHHPQQLSPASPAPPAAPAANGAGLQFACARQPAELSMMHCSYWEHDSKHSALHSRIDI; via the coding sequence ATGATGAGCAGCTACCCGGACGCCGAGGAGGACGCGGtggcgctgctggctcatgaCAGCGGCGGCAGCAAGGAACCGGAGCGGGGCAAGGAGGAGCTGGGCGCCGACAAGGGCCCCGAGAAGCCGGACCCGTCGCAGAAGCCCCCCTACTCCTACGTGGCCCTGATCGCCATGGCCATCCGGGAGAGCGCGGAGAAGAGGCTCACGCTGTCCGGGATCTACCAGTACATCATCAGCAAGTTCCCTTTCTACGAGAAGAACAAGAAGGGCTGGCAGAACAGCATCCGCCACAACCTCAGCCTCAACGAGTGCTTCATCAAGGTGCCCCGGGAGGGCGGCGGCGAGCGCAAGGGCAACTACTGGACGCTGGACCCCGCCTGCGAGGACATGTTCGAGAAGGGCAACTACCGCCGGCGGCGGAGGATGAAGCGGCCTTTCCGGCCGCCCCCGACCCACTTCCAGCCCGGCAAGACCCTCTTCAGCCCCGACAGCTACGGCTACCTCTCCCCGCCCAAGTACCTGCAGTCCACCTTCATGAACAACTCGTGGCCGCTGGCGCAGCCCCCCGCGCCCATGCCCTACGCCTCCTGCCAGATGTCTGGTGGGAACGTCAGCCCCGTCAATGTGAAAGGACTCTCGGGCCCGGCCTCCTACAGCCCCTACTCGCGGGTGCAGAGCATGGCGCTGCCCGGCATGGTGAACTCCTACAACGGCAtgggccaccaccaccaccaccacccgcACGCCCACCACCcgcagcagctcagccccgccagccccgcgccgcccgccgccccggccGCCAACGGGGCCGGCCTGCAGTTCGCCTGCGCCCGCCAGCCCGCCGAGCTGTCCATGATGCACTGTTCCTACTGGGAGCACGACAGCAAACACAGCGCCCTGCACTCCCGCATAGACATCTAG